In Pseudomonas sp. HR96, the DNA window GTGTACAGGAAGACGTCATTGAAATCCTGTTGAACCTGAAAGGTCTGGCTATCAAGCTGCACGGTCGTGACGAAGTTACGCTGACCTTGTCGAAAAAGGGTTCGGGGGTGGTTACCGCTGCCGATATTCAGCTGGATCATGATGTCGAGATCGTTAACCCCGATCACGTAATCGCTAACCTGGCGTCCAACGGCGCCCTGAACATGAAGCTCGTTGTAGCTCGTGGTCGCGGTTATGAACCAGCCGACTCGCGTCAGAGCGATGAAGACGAAAGCCGCAGCATCGGTCGCTTGCAGCTCGACTCTTCGTTCAGCCCGGTACGCCGTATCGCCTACGTGGTGGAAAACGCCCGTGTCGAACAGCGCACCAACCTGGACAAACTGGTTATCGATCTGGAAACCAACGGTACTCTGGATCCTGAAGAGGCTATCCGCCGCGCTGCAACCATCCTGCAACAGCAGCTGGCTGCGTTCGTCGACCTCAAAGGTGACAGCGAACCTGTGGTAATCGAACAGGAAGACGAGATCGATCCGATCCTCCTCCGTCCGGTTGACGATCTGGAACTGACTGTACGTTCGGCCAACTGCCTCAAGGCGGAGAACATCTACTACATCGGCGACCTGATTCAGCGCACCGAAGTAGAGCTGTTGAAGACTCCAAACCTGGGCAAGAAATCCTTGACTGAAATCAAGGACGTACTCGGCTCACGCAGTCTGTCCCTCGGCATGCGCCTCGACAACTGGCCGCCTGCAAGTCTTAAGAAGGACGACAAGGCGACTGCCTGATCGTCGTAATCACCGAACGTCGTGTTTGGTAAGGAATGAACCATGCGTCATCGTAAAAGTGGTCGTCACCTGAGCCGCACTAGCTCGCACCGCAAGGCCATGTTCCAAAACATGGCGGTGTCGCTGTTCGAGCACGAGCTGATCAAAACTACTCTGCCTAAAGCCAAGGAACTGCGCCGCGTTGCCGAGCCGCTGATCACCCTGGCCAAGGTTGACAGCGTATCCAACCGCCGTCTGGCTTTCGACCGTACTCGTTCGAAAGCTATCGTTGGCAAGCTGTTCAACGACCTGGGCAAGCGTTATGCAACCCGTGAGGGTGGCTACCTGCGCATCCTGAAGTGCGGTTTCCGCGCTGGCGACAACGCGCCTATGGCGTACGTCGAACTGGTTGATCGTCCAGTCGGTGGCGTTGTAGAAGCCGCTGAGTAAGACGTTTCAGTCACATAAGAAACCGGGCCCAGCGCCCGGTTTTTTATTGCCTCTTGCATTTAGAAAAATCTATCGCCCACCAATAATCAATGCATTGGCGCGATACGCGAACGACCCGCAATAATCCTCTCAAGCCACCTAGAACGACATTCTCAGCCCGAGAGAGGAAACGCATGAGCCAGACCAAGACCTTGACCACCGCCAGCGGTGCTCCGATTTCCGATAATCAGAATTCGCGCTCTGCGGGCCCCCGCGGACCTTTGCTGCTCGAAGACTTTCACCTGATCGAGAAGCTCGCCCATTTCAACCGCGAGAACATTCCGGAACGACGCGTCCATGCCAAGGGCTCGGGTGCCTATGGCACGTTCACCGTGACTCGGGACATCACCCACCTGACGAGCGCCCGACTGTTCAGCCAGGTCGGCAAGCAGAC includes these proteins:
- a CDS encoding DNA-directed RNA polymerase subunit alpha, giving the protein MQISVNEFLTPRHIDVQVVSPTRAKITLEPLERGFGHTLGNALRRILLSSMPGCAVVEAEIDGVLHEYSAIEGVQEDVIEILLNLKGLAIKLHGRDEVTLTLSKKGSGVVTAADIQLDHDVEIVNPDHVIANLASNGALNMKLVVARGRGYEPADSRQSDEDESRSIGRLQLDSSFSPVRRIAYVVENARVEQRTNLDKLVIDLETNGTLDPEEAIRRAATILQQQLAAFVDLKGDSEPVVIEQEDEIDPILLRPVDDLELTVRSANCLKAENIYYIGDLIQRTEVELLKTPNLGKKSLTEIKDVLGSRSLSLGMRLDNWPPASLKKDDKATA
- the rplQ gene encoding 50S ribosomal protein L17; translation: MRHRKSGRHLSRTSSHRKAMFQNMAVSLFEHELIKTTLPKAKELRRVAEPLITLAKVDSVSNRRLAFDRTRSKAIVGKLFNDLGKRYATREGGYLRILKCGFRAGDNAPMAYVELVDRPVGGVVEAAE